A single Klebsiella variicola DNA region contains:
- the ntrB gene encoding nitrate ABC transporter permease, with amino-acid sequence MKQAQRKQPVVSVENAPGEVIILPPVQVRRTTPTVTRWLRELIQRLLPPLLGLGVLLLAWQLAAMHSKGFPTPLSTLDSALTLFADPFYQDGPNDMGIGWNVLASLQRVAVGFGLAALAGIPLGFLIGRSLFFARMFNPLIALLRPVSPLAWLPIGLLLFQKAEPASSWTIFICSIWPMVINTAEGVRRIPQDYLNVARVLQLSEWTVMRKILFPAVLPAVLTGVRLSIGIAWLVIVAAEMLTGGLGIGFWIWNEWNNLNVENIIIAIVIIGVVGLLLEQGLMLLARRFSWQDK; translated from the coding sequence ATGAAGCAGGCACAACGTAAGCAACCGGTCGTCAGCGTGGAGAACGCGCCTGGCGAAGTGATTATCCTGCCGCCGGTGCAGGTCCGGCGCACCACGCCAACCGTCACGCGCTGGCTGCGTGAGCTCATTCAGCGCCTGCTGCCCCCGCTGTTGGGGTTGGGGGTGCTGCTGCTGGCCTGGCAGCTGGCGGCGATGCACAGCAAAGGTTTTCCCACGCCGCTGAGCACGCTGGACTCGGCGCTGACGCTGTTTGCCGATCCGTTCTATCAGGACGGGCCCAATGACATGGGCATCGGCTGGAACGTGCTGGCCTCCCTGCAGCGCGTGGCGGTGGGCTTCGGCCTGGCGGCGCTGGCGGGCATTCCGCTGGGGTTTTTGATCGGCCGTTCGCTGTTCTTCGCCCGCATGTTTAATCCGCTGATTGCCCTGCTGCGCCCGGTCAGCCCGCTGGCCTGGCTGCCGATTGGCCTGCTGCTGTTCCAGAAGGCGGAGCCGGCCTCCAGCTGGACCATTTTTATCTGCTCCATCTGGCCGATGGTGATCAACACCGCGGAAGGCGTGCGGCGGATCCCGCAGGACTATCTCAATGTCGCCCGCGTCCTCCAGCTCTCGGAGTGGACGGTGATGCGCAAAATTCTCTTTCCGGCAGTGCTGCCGGCGGTGCTCACCGGCGTGCGTCTCTCCATCGGCATCGCCTGGCTGGTGATCGTGGCGGCGGAAATGCTCACCGGCGGGCTGGGGATCGGCTTCTGGATCTGGAACGAGTGGAACAACCTCAATGTGGAAAACATCATCATCGCCATCGTCATTATCGGCGTCGTCGGCCTGCTGCTGGAGCAGGGTCTGATGCTGCTCGCCCGCCGCTTTAGCTGGCAGGACAAATAA
- a CDS encoding ABC transporter ATP-binding protein, with the protein MKPLIQVQAVSQRFNTASGEFLALQNVSFDIVEGETISLIGHSGCGKSTLLNLIAGITTPTEGGLLCDNREIAGPGPERAVVFQNHSLLPWLSCFDNVALAVDQVFRRTMSKSERREWIEHNLARVQMGHALHKRPGEISGGMKQRVGIARALAMKPKVLLLDEPFGALDALTRAHLQDTVMHIQQELNTTIVMITHDVDEAVLLSDRVLMMTNGPAATVGEILAVDLPRPRHRVQLADDSRYHHLRQQILHFLYEKQPKAA; encoded by the coding sequence ATGAAACCATTAATTCAGGTGCAGGCCGTCAGCCAGCGCTTTAACACCGCCAGCGGCGAGTTCCTGGCGCTGCAGAATGTTTCCTTCGATATCGTCGAAGGGGAGACCATCAGTCTGATCGGCCACTCGGGCTGCGGAAAATCGACCCTGCTGAATCTGATCGCCGGGATCACGACGCCCACCGAGGGCGGACTGCTGTGCGATAACCGGGAAATCGCCGGGCCCGGGCCGGAGCGGGCGGTGGTTTTCCAGAACCACTCGCTGCTGCCGTGGCTGAGCTGTTTCGATAATGTGGCGCTGGCGGTGGATCAGGTGTTCCGTCGCACCATGAGCAAGAGTGAGCGCCGGGAGTGGATCGAACACAACCTGGCGCGCGTGCAGATGGGGCATGCGCTGCACAAACGTCCCGGGGAGATCTCCGGCGGTATGAAGCAGCGGGTAGGTATCGCCCGGGCGCTGGCGATGAAGCCGAAGGTGCTGTTGCTTGATGAGCCCTTCGGTGCCCTGGACGCGCTGACCCGCGCCCACCTCCAGGACACGGTGATGCATATTCAGCAGGAGCTTAATACTACCATCGTCATGATCACCCACGACGTTGATGAAGCGGTGCTGCTCTCGGATCGGGTGCTGATGATGACCAACGGTCCGGCGGCGACGGTCGGTGAGATCCTCGCGGTCGATCTGCCGCGTCCGCGTCACCGCGTTCAGCTGGCGGACGACAGCCGGTATCACCATCTGCGCCAGCAGATCCTGCATTTTTTGTATGAAAAACAGCCGAAAGCGGCGTGA